A region from the Onthophagus taurus isolate NC chromosome 8, IU_Otau_3.0, whole genome shotgun sequence genome encodes:
- the LOC139431042 gene encoding uncharacterized protein, producing MADKNNNGNVDVIPEEEITTTKNNISLLKKNEMETLEMDTRGQHSNPIWSEEHSNRIMASNFGKICKRRTNTPSNKLITSLLYKPFLGNKATAYGREHEDIALTHFKETTRLHVSACGLFIGNDDIFFLGASPDGIVIGEDALVEIRCPFVLKDNSVQDGVQQKKLYT from the coding sequence ATGGCTGATAAAAACAACAACGGCAATGTTGACGTAATAccagaagaagaaattacaacaacaaaaaataacatatccttattaaaaaaaaatgaaatggaaACGTTAGAGATGGATACTAGAGGACAACATTCAAATCCCATATGGAGTGAAGAACACTCAAACCGCATAATGGCTTCCAATTTCGGGAAAATTTGCAAAAGAAGAACCAATACTCCTAGcaacaaattaataacttcGTTGCTTTACAAACCATTTTTAGGTAATAAAGCTACAGCATACGGCAGAGAACACGAAGATATTGCTTTAACGCATTTTAAGGAAACGACTCGGCTTCATGTCTCTGCTTGTGGGTTGTTCATTGGAAATGATGATATATTCTTCTTGGGAGCTAGTCCCGACGGGATTGTAATCGGCGAAGACGCTCTTGTAGAAATCAGGTGcccatttgttttaaaagacaaTAGCGTGCAAGATGgtgttcaacaaaaaaaattatatacttAG